A genomic region of Microlunatus sagamiharensis contains the following coding sequences:
- a CDS encoding alcohol dehydrogenase catalytic domain-containing protein gives MVDDTSAASASPRSTEQVPATMQAVVCHGPEDYRLEEVPVPTRGAGQVLLAVEAVGICASDLKCYHGAAKFWGDENRPAWAETEVIPGHEFVGRVVELDDEAAAHWGIAVGDRVVAEQIVPDWTCRYCLLGAYHMCARHDMYGFKRATPGAMASYMVLTTDSLVHKVDADLPPAHAAFAEPLSCALHGVERAELTFDDVVVVAGCGPIGLGMIAGSRAKNPRLVVALDMDDAKLDIARRTGADVTINIAREDAVARVKELTDGWGADVYIESAGHPSAVGQGLNLLRKLGRYVEYSVFGSDVTVDWSIISDDKELDVRGAHLGPHCWPAAIRMIESGALPMDDICTHQLPLADFQKGLDLVASGKESIKVSLIP, from the coding sequence ATGGTCGACGACACCAGCGCCGCCAGCGCGTCCCCCCGCAGCACCGAGCAGGTCCCCGCCACGATGCAGGCCGTCGTCTGCCACGGCCCCGAGGACTACCGGCTCGAGGAGGTCCCGGTCCCGACGCGCGGCGCGGGCCAGGTCCTGCTCGCCGTCGAGGCGGTGGGCATCTGCGCGAGCGACCTGAAGTGCTACCACGGCGCGGCCAAGTTCTGGGGCGACGAGAACCGTCCGGCCTGGGCCGAGACCGAGGTCATCCCGGGCCACGAGTTCGTCGGCCGGGTCGTCGAGCTCGACGACGAGGCCGCCGCCCACTGGGGCATCGCGGTCGGCGACCGCGTGGTGGCCGAGCAGATCGTCCCCGACTGGACCTGCCGCTACTGCCTGCTCGGCGCGTACCACATGTGCGCGCGCCACGACATGTACGGCTTCAAGCGCGCGACCCCCGGCGCCATGGCCTCCTACATGGTCCTCACGACCGACTCGCTCGTGCACAAGGTGGACGCCGACCTGCCGCCGGCGCACGCCGCCTTCGCCGAGCCGCTGTCGTGCGCGCTGCACGGCGTCGAGCGGGCCGAGCTCACCTTCGACGACGTCGTCGTCGTCGCCGGCTGCGGCCCGATCGGTCTCGGCATGATCGCCGGCTCCAGGGCCAAGAACCCGCGGCTCGTCGTCGCCCTCGACATGGACGACGCCAAGCTCGACATCGCCCGCCGCACCGGCGCCGACGTCACGATCAACATCGCCCGCGAGGACGCCGTCGCGCGGGTGAAGGAGCTGACCGACGGCTGGGGCGCCGACGTCTACATCGAGAGCGCCGGTCACCCCTCGGCGGTCGGCCAGGGCCTGAATCTGCTGCGCAAGCTCGGCCGCTACGTCGAGTACAGCGTCTTCGGCAGCGACGTCACCGTCGACTGGTCGATCATCAGCGACGACAAGGAGCTCGACGTCCGCGGCGCGCACCTCGGCCCGCACTGCTGGCCGGCCGCCATCCGCATGATCGAGTCCGGCGCCCTGCCGATGGACGACATCTGCACGCACCAGCTGCCGCTCGCGGACTTCCAGAAGGGCCTCGACCTCGTGGCCAGCGGCAAGGAGTCGATCAAGGTCTCGCTGATCCCGTGA
- a CDS encoding FGGY-family carbohydrate kinase translates to MSAGPSGRSGGPLLVGIDMGTASSKGVLVTTDGVVLATAVRERPHSMSLPRPTWAEVDAEAVWWADVVSISAELVAAAGGAPLAAVCVSGVGPCLVLCDADDRPVRPAVLYGIDMRAQAEIEELTDELGAEQILTRCGKALTSQAVGPKLVWVSRHEPERFARARRWFGSSSWVVRRLCGAYVLDHQTASQCDPLYDVHAFDWAQPWADRVLEHLEKPRLVWPSEVVGTVTAAASVQTGLPVGTPVCAGTVDAWAESFGAGVRSPGDTMLMYGSTMFLVQAQRRPLAHPVLWSTAGVDPGSWTLAAGTATAGLLTAWVRELVGAADFATLAREAAAVPAGSGGLLVLPYFAGERSPVFDPRARGVVAGLTLSHTRGHLYRAVYEGVAYGVRQVTELLAQAGAPVGRLVAVGGGTRTGLWPQVVSDVTGLTQVVPRETIGASYGDALLAAIGAGLVPPETDWSRPAATVEPDVGVRPVYDELYGHFLGLYPATVPVVHPLARLQERQAGSVG, encoded by the coding sequence GTGAGCGCGGGGCCCTCGGGGCGGAGCGGCGGACCACTCCTGGTCGGCATCGACATGGGCACGGCCAGCAGCAAGGGCGTGCTCGTCACCACCGACGGGGTCGTGCTCGCCACGGCCGTCCGGGAGCGGCCGCACTCGATGAGCCTGCCCCGCCCGACCTGGGCCGAGGTCGACGCCGAGGCGGTCTGGTGGGCCGACGTCGTCTCGATCAGCGCCGAGCTGGTCGCGGCCGCGGGCGGTGCGCCGCTGGCCGCGGTCTGCGTGAGCGGCGTCGGCCCGTGCCTGGTGCTGTGCGACGCCGACGACCGGCCGGTCCGACCGGCGGTGCTCTACGGCATCGACATGCGCGCCCAGGCCGAGATCGAGGAGCTCACCGACGAGCTCGGTGCTGAACAGATTCTCACCCGGTGCGGCAAGGCCCTCACCAGCCAGGCCGTGGGCCCCAAGCTGGTCTGGGTCTCCCGGCACGAGCCGGAGCGGTTCGCCCGGGCCCGGCGGTGGTTCGGGTCGAGCTCGTGGGTCGTGCGGCGGCTCTGCGGCGCGTACGTGCTCGACCACCAGACCGCGAGCCAGTGCGACCCGCTCTACGACGTGCACGCCTTCGACTGGGCGCAGCCCTGGGCCGACCGGGTGCTGGAGCACCTGGAGAAGCCGCGGCTCGTGTGGCCGTCCGAGGTCGTCGGGACGGTGACGGCCGCCGCGTCGGTGCAGACCGGGCTGCCGGTCGGCACGCCGGTCTGCGCGGGGACGGTCGACGCCTGGGCCGAGTCCTTCGGGGCGGGCGTGCGCTCGCCGGGGGACACGATGCTCATGTACGGCTCGACGATGTTCCTGGTGCAGGCGCAGCGGCGACCGCTCGCGCACCCGGTGCTGTGGAGCACGGCCGGGGTCGACCCCGGGTCCTGGACGCTGGCCGCCGGGACCGCGACGGCGGGGCTGCTGACCGCGTGGGTGCGCGAGCTGGTCGGCGCGGCCGACTTCGCCACCCTCGCCCGGGAGGCGGCCGCGGTGCCGGCCGGCTCGGGCGGCCTGCTCGTGCTGCCGTACTTCGCCGGCGAGCGGTCGCCGGTCTTCGACCCGCGGGCGCGCGGCGTCGTCGCCGGGCTCACGCTCAGCCACACCCGGGGCCACCTCTACCGCGCGGTCTACGAGGGGGTCGCGTACGGCGTCCGCCAGGTCACCGAGCTGCTGGCGCAGGCGGGCGCGCCGGTCGGGAGGCTGGTAGCCGTCGGCGGGGGGACGCGGACCGGGCTGTGGCCGCAGGTCGTCAGCGACGTCACCGGGCTGACGCAGGTGGTGCCGCGCGAGACGATCGGCGCCAGCTACGGCGACGCGCTGCTCGCCGCGATCGGCGCGGGGCTGGTCCCGCCGGAGACCGACTGGAGCCGGCCGGCGGCCACCGTCGAGCCCGACGTCGGCGTGCGGCCGGTCTACGACGAGCTCTACGGGCACTTCCTCGGGCTCTACCCGGCGACGGTCCCGGTGGTCCACCCGCTCGCGCGCCTCCAGGAGCGCCAGGCCGGGTCCGTGGGCTGA
- a CDS encoding DUF2291 family protein — MASAQAPALPRRFSPRRLVLALALVVLVVAMVLCTKFLTPTELASIAPKPFDPAATAEDLYSRAQSELPGEASDLGKVVPALQEDPKSAADTYKAVSPGENSYVFPVRTTAKVVSATDASLRLQVDGVPSQTPVLVPLTTAVNGSPLRDAMGFKFADAPSQTQYQYVADEMKKLVLADLESSVNDPASLEGKEVEVVGVVAVTTTGASGVPRAKPVNVQPLSVKAA, encoded by the coding sequence ATGGCCTCGGCCCAGGCACCCGCCCTCCCCCGCCGCTTCTCGCCCCGACGTCTCGTGCTGGCGCTCGCGCTGGTCGTCCTCGTCGTCGCGATGGTGCTGTGCACCAAGTTCCTGACCCCGACCGAGCTCGCCTCGATCGCCCCCAAGCCGTTCGACCCGGCCGCGACGGCGGAGGACCTCTACTCCCGCGCGCAGTCCGAGCTGCCCGGCGAGGCGTCGGACCTCGGCAAGGTCGTCCCCGCTCTCCAGGAGGACCCGAAGAGCGCCGCGGACACGTACAAGGCGGTCTCGCCGGGCGAGAACTCCTACGTCTTCCCGGTGCGGACCACCGCCAAGGTCGTCTCGGCCACCGACGCCTCGCTGCGGCTGCAGGTGGACGGCGTGCCCAGCCAGACCCCGGTGCTCGTGCCCCTGACGACGGCGGTGAACGGCAGCCCGCTGCGCGACGCGATGGGCTTCAAGTTCGCCGACGCCCCGAGCCAGACGCAGTACCAGTACGTGGCCGACGAGATGAAGAAACTCGTCCTCGCCGACCTGGAGTCCTCGGTCAACGACCCCGCGAGCCTCGAGGGCAAGGAGGTCGAGGTCGTCGGCGTCGTCGCGGTGACGACCACCGGCGCCTCCGGGGTGCCGCGGGCCAAGCCGGTCAACGTCCAGCCGCTCAGCGTCAAGGCCGCCTGA
- a CDS encoding sugar-binding transcriptional regulator, with translation MAAPRPETATGYRVGGADGSRFDPAVLYAAAKLYYLEDATQADVAAQLGTSRATVSRLLSEARRQGIVKIQVFAPDTTGGDDLAGRLAAALGLASVELSAAVPPAPAGTGDVMGSVLAPAVGRVLAGVGLAPGDILLVSSGRTVYEVSRFELPRLPGVVVAPTVGGTDQPEAWYQTNEITRLVAERIGGRAMYLFAPALPGPELYQTLQHDPSIQRVLHLWPHARCVLTGVGAPPLLRAQAPQFIDTSSAALVEAVGDICSRFFSRSGEPVTFPGSERLIALDLETLKQVPVVVAVASGADKVAPVVAGARAGFFDHLVTDPQTARLILDRA, from the coding sequence GTGGCGGCACCCCGACCGGAGACGGCGACGGGCTACCGGGTCGGCGGTGCGGACGGCAGCCGCTTCGACCCGGCGGTCCTCTACGCCGCCGCGAAGCTCTACTACCTCGAGGACGCGACGCAGGCCGACGTGGCCGCGCAGCTCGGCACCAGCCGGGCGACCGTCTCCCGGCTGCTGTCGGAGGCCCGCCGGCAGGGGATCGTCAAGATCCAGGTCTTCGCCCCCGACACCACGGGCGGCGACGACCTCGCCGGCCGGCTGGCCGCCGCCCTGGGGCTCGCCTCGGTCGAGCTCTCGGCCGCCGTGCCCCCCGCCCCGGCGGGCACGGGCGACGTGATGGGCAGCGTCCTCGCGCCCGCCGTCGGACGGGTGCTCGCCGGCGTCGGGCTCGCGCCCGGCGACATCCTGCTGGTCTCCTCGGGCCGCACGGTCTACGAGGTCTCGCGCTTCGAGCTGCCCCGGCTGCCCGGCGTCGTCGTCGCGCCCACCGTGGGCGGGACCGACCAGCCGGAGGCCTGGTACCAGACGAACGAGATCACCCGGCTGGTCGCCGAGCGCATCGGCGGCCGGGCGATGTACCTCTTCGCCCCGGCGCTGCCGGGCCCCGAGCTCTACCAGACGCTCCAGCACGACCCGAGCATCCAGCGCGTGCTGCACCTGTGGCCCCACGCCCGCTGCGTGCTGACCGGGGTGGGTGCGCCGCCGCTGCTGCGCGCGCAGGCACCGCAGTTCATCGACACCTCCTCGGCCGCTCTCGTGGAGGCGGTGGGCGACATCTGCTCGCGCTTCTTCTCCCGCTCCGGCGAGCCGGTGACCTTCCCGGGCAGCGAGCGCCTGATCGCGCTCGACCTCGAGACGCTCAAGCAGGTGCCGGTCGTCGTGGCCGTCGCCTCCGGCGCGGACAAGGTCGCCCCCGTGGTCGCCGGGGCCCGGGCCGGCTTCTTCGACCACCTGGTGACCGACCCCCAGACGGCGCGGCTGATCCTGGACCGGGCGTGA
- a CDS encoding triose-phosphate isomerase family protein, with protein MTVPLLRAADLPSPAGSPGPAPEGAGRHLWLGTSWKMTKTLAEARAYVSDLHREPVPDGVELFVLPPLTALHAVLDARPDGSVLRVGAQNGHWAQDGPVTGEVSMRQLRDAGAEIVEIGHSDRRAQFGETDQVVAAKVTAALDQHLVPLVCVGEPWSVRASGRAAAHVGEQVRTALSGVAPHDLARVLVTYEPVWAIGDSGRAAAPGHIVGVLDRVRSVVDELAPGVGLRGLLYGGSVTAANAGALLDLDDLDGLFVGRAAWTADGLAALLRTCGDVAARRTTAHPARPSEARPVTADVTSDHLLAPTPTRRSR; from the coding sequence GTGACCGTCCCGCTCCTGCGGGCCGCCGACCTCCCCAGCCCGGCCGGTTCGCCCGGTCCGGCTCCGGAGGGCGCGGGTCGTCACCTCTGGCTCGGCACGAGCTGGAAGATGACCAAGACGCTGGCGGAGGCCCGGGCGTACGTGTCCGACCTCCACCGCGAGCCGGTCCCCGACGGGGTCGAGCTCTTCGTCCTCCCGCCCCTCACCGCGCTGCACGCCGTGCTCGACGCCCGCCCCGACGGCTCCGTCCTGCGCGTCGGCGCGCAGAACGGCCACTGGGCGCAGGACGGGCCGGTCACCGGCGAGGTGTCGATGCGCCAGCTGCGCGACGCCGGCGCCGAGATCGTCGAGATCGGCCACTCCGACCGGAGGGCGCAGTTCGGCGAGACCGACCAGGTCGTCGCGGCCAAGGTCACCGCCGCGCTCGACCAGCACCTCGTGCCGCTGGTCTGCGTGGGCGAGCCCTGGTCGGTGCGGGCGTCCGGCCGAGCCGCCGCGCACGTCGGCGAGCAGGTCCGCACGGCCCTCTCCGGGGTCGCGCCCCACGACCTCGCGCGGGTGCTCGTCACCTACGAGCCCGTCTGGGCGATCGGTGACAGCGGCCGCGCCGCGGCCCCCGGCCACATCGTCGGCGTGCTCGACCGCGTCCGCAGCGTGGTCGACGAGCTGGCTCCCGGCGTCGGGCTGCGGGGCCTCCTCTACGGCGGCAGCGTCACCGCCGCCAACGCCGGGGCCCTCCTGGACCTCGACGACCTCGACGGCCTCTTCGTGGGACGGGCCGCGTGGACCGCGGACGGGCTCGCCGCCCTGCTGCGGACCTGCGGCGACGTCGCCGCGAGGCGTACGACCGCCCACCCCGCCCGCCCCTCGGAGGCCCGCCCCGTGACCGCGGACGTCACCTCCGACCACCTCCTCGCACCCACGCCCACCCGAAGGAGCCGATGA